In Anthonomus grandis grandis chromosome 16, icAntGran1.3, whole genome shotgun sequence, a single window of DNA contains:
- the LOC126745889 gene encoding mitochondrial nicotinamide adenine dinucleotide transporter SLC25A51 has translation MSTTTTLGRYIDTCAFNWREFFCGWGAAVINVSVTYPLSKLIFRQMLHGIQLQNAFGQMKREGVYYLYRGILPPLCQKSISLSIMFGVYEEVRQPLVQLNWDPYVAKVIGGMVSGTTESILVPFERVQTLLANSHYHDQFRNTVHAFKVLRSYGYQEYYRGLVPILLRNGPSNACFFMLREELQDRINVINNDLLKTSAEFLGGALIGVFLSTIFYPLNVVKIATQNKIGGKFYSPLEVLVQVYRQRGGKIRYLYHGVQMNCTKAFVSWGVMNAAYEHLKELVY, from the exons ATGAGCACCACTACTACACTGGGAAGATACATAGATACTTGCGCTTTTAACTGGCGAGAATTCTTTTGTGGATGGGGTGCTGCCGTTATAAATGTATCGGTTACCTATCCTCTTAGTAAGCTAATTTTCAGGCag ATGCTGCATGGAATCCAGTTACAAAATGCCTTTGGTCAAATGAAACGAGAGGGTGTCTACTACCTTTATCGTGGAATTCTGCCCCCACTATGCCAGAAATCCATATCGCTTTCCATAATGTTTGGGGTGTATGAAGAAGTCCGCCAACCTTTAGTTCAATTAAATTGGGATCCTTATGTTGCAAAAGTTATAGGAGGAATGGTATCAGGCACTACAGAAAGTATTTTAGTACCTTTTGAAAGAGTTCAAACTTTACTAGCTAATTCACATTATCATGACCAGTTTAGAAATACAGTACATGCATTTAAAGTGCTAAGATCCTATGGATATCAAGAATATTATCGTGGTTTAGTTCCAATATTACTGAGAAATGGACCTTCAAATGCATGCTTTTTTATGCTAAGAGAAGAACTGCAGGACAgaattaatgttataaataatgaCTTACTTAAAACAAGTGCAGAATTTTTAGGAGGTGCTTTAATAGGTGTGTTTCTATCGACAATATTTTATCCATTAAATGTTGTAAAAATTGCCACCCAAAATAAAATTGGGGGAAAATTTTATAGTCCTTTAGAAGTATTAGTTCAAGTGTATAGACAAAGGGGTGGGAAAATCAGGTATCTTTATCATGGTGTCCAAATGAACTGCACTAAAGCATTTGTCAGCTGGGGAGTAATGAATGCAGCATATGAACATCTAAAAGAACTGGTGTATTAA